In a genomic window of Mycolicibacillus parakoreensis:
- a CDS encoding oxygenase MpaB family protein translates to MSVLRDWVSVPTAEPAEDYGFFGPESVTWKVWSYPTSLSIGFQRAVVIEELDPALVASVETTSQIYERPRTRYDRTLRYFAMVAFGDARSTAEVADVLVKIHSKAIGTDPVTGSPYDANDPKSQLWIHLTAWHSILIAYEKYGPGPLSEADERQYWAECRRAAQLQTCDLDDIPADRAGVRRYFDEMRPLLLDSPIARKAMNHLLRAEVMLPPLPRVLRPFTLVITAFLRRGTLATMPRWMRRLAGLSTSRVLDAAVVAPLSAAFTVIGLSTRLQLILLRLLSPATLPIGTRVLRGIPPVTAVTTTPREAQRRFGFAPPAEAHRELRARQHQRVFGDGQTPSDEGLVESQPLLGQIG, encoded by the coding sequence GTGAGCGTTCTCCGCGACTGGGTGTCGGTGCCGACGGCCGAGCCGGCCGAGGATTACGGGTTTTTCGGACCCGAATCGGTGACGTGGAAGGTGTGGAGTTACCCGACGTCGCTGTCGATCGGGTTTCAGCGCGCGGTGGTCATCGAGGAGTTGGATCCGGCGCTGGTGGCGTCGGTGGAGACCACCAGTCAGATCTATGAGCGCCCGCGCACCCGCTACGACCGCACCCTGCGGTATTTCGCGATGGTGGCGTTCGGCGATGCCCGCTCGACCGCGGAGGTCGCCGATGTGCTGGTCAAGATCCACTCCAAGGCGATCGGCACCGATCCGGTGACCGGATCGCCCTACGACGCCAACGATCCGAAGTCGCAGCTGTGGATCCATCTGACCGCGTGGCATTCGATCCTCATCGCCTACGAGAAATACGGGCCCGGACCGCTGTCGGAGGCCGACGAACGGCAGTACTGGGCCGAGTGCCGCCGTGCGGCGCAGTTGCAGACCTGCGACCTCGACGACATCCCGGCCGACCGGGCGGGGGTGCGGCGCTACTTCGACGAGATGCGTCCGTTGCTGCTGGATTCCCCCATCGCGCGCAAGGCGATGAACCACCTGCTGCGCGCGGAGGTGATGTTGCCGCCGCTGCCGCGGGTGTTGCGGCCGTTCACCCTGGTGATCACCGCGTTTCTGCGCCGCGGCACGCTGGCGACGATGCCGCGCTGGATGCGGCGGCTGGCGGGGTTGTCGACCTCGCGTGTGCTCGACGCCGCGGTGGTCGCCCCGTTGAGCGCGGCGTTCACCGTGATCGGCCTCTCCACCCGGTTGCAGCTGATCCTGTTGCGGCTGCTGTCCCCGGCGACGCTGCCGATCGGCACCCGGGTGCTGCGGGGGATCCCACCGGTCACCGCGGTGACCACGACCCCGCGGGAGGCCCAGCGGCGGTTCGGGTTCGCCCCGCCCGCCGAGGCCCACCGCGAGCTGCGCGCCCGCCAGCACCAGCGGGTCTTCGGCGACGGTCAGACCCCCAGCGACGAAGGTCTCGTCGAATCCCAACCCCTGCTCGGACAGATCGGATGA
- a CDS encoding class I SAM-dependent methyltransferase — MARSDDDDWDLASSVGATATMVAAGRARAARDGLIDDPLAEPLVRAVGIDFFTDWAAGALDAADVDLPDLPWGMGPMTTLMAARTRFIDTFLTEAVAAGITQVVVLAAGLDARGYRLPWPAGVIVYEIDQPAVLQFKAATVAELGVEPTAPVRAVGVDLRAAWPAALRDAGFAPERPTVWIAEGLSAFLPPSGQDRLLDDVTALSAGGSRLLTEMFLGSPQTREAMRRVHQRWYERGLTVHLDDLAYPGQRHDVADYLGRRGWRTDRVELAALLADAGLPVPADAEPGAQNHYTTAELPRR; from the coding sequence ATGGCACGCAGCGACGACGACGACTGGGATCTGGCGTCCAGCGTGGGAGCGACCGCCACCATGGTCGCCGCCGGCCGCGCCCGCGCCGCCCGCGACGGACTGATCGACGACCCGCTGGCCGAGCCGCTGGTGCGTGCCGTCGGGATCGATTTCTTCACCGACTGGGCCGCCGGCGCGCTCGACGCCGCCGACGTCGACCTGCCCGACCTGCCGTGGGGCATGGGCCCGATGACCACGTTGATGGCCGCCCGCACCCGGTTCATCGACACCTTCCTCACCGAGGCGGTCGCCGCCGGGATCACCCAGGTGGTGGTGCTCGCGGCCGGACTCGACGCGCGCGGGTACCGCCTGCCCTGGCCCGCGGGGGTGATCGTCTACGAGATCGACCAGCCCGCGGTGCTGCAGTTCAAGGCCGCCACCGTGGCCGAACTGGGCGTCGAACCGACCGCACCGGTGCGCGCGGTCGGCGTCGATCTGCGGGCCGCGTGGCCGGCGGCGCTGCGCGACGCCGGGTTCGCCCCGGAGCGGCCGACGGTCTGGATCGCCGAGGGGCTTTCGGCCTTCCTGCCGCCCAGCGGCCAAGACCGCCTGCTCGACGACGTCACCGCCCTCAGCGCCGGCGGCTCCCGGCTGCTCACCGAGATGTTTCTGGGTTCCCCGCAGACCCGCGAAGCGATGCGCCGGGTCCACCAGCGCTGGTATGAGCGGGGCCTGACCGTGCACCTCGATGACCTCGCCTATCCGGGGCAGCGTCACGACGTCGCCGACTACCTGGGCCGGCGAGGATGGCGCACCGACCGGGTCGAGCTGGCGGCGCTGCTCGCCGACGCCGGGCTGCCGGTGCCGGCCGATGCCGAGCCCGGCGCGCAGAACCACTACACCACCGCCGAATTGCCCCGTCGATGA
- a CDS encoding succinate CoA transferase → MTSRIADPVLAARVCTAEEAAAMIVDGERVAMSGFTGAGHPKAVPAALARRAAAGAGPHIELWTGAGTVAAVDGALAAAGALTRRLPYQSDPTLRASINAGEVDYLDLHIGQVAPLARRGFLGPVDSAVIEAAAITADGALVPTTSVGNSQTWLDLADRVIVEVNSWHAPNLQGLHDIATDTAAPIPIRRAGDRIGAPVLSCPREKVVAVVPTDAPEGNDAFTAPDAVSHRIAGHLLDFLHTEVAAGRLPTALRPLQSGVGNVANAVLSALADSGFADLSAYTEVISDGMLALLDSGRMRVASATALALSEAGMRRFRAGDFRDRIVLRPAEISNHPEVVRRLGVIAVNSMIEADLYGNVNSSHIVGSEIMNGIGGSGDFARNGYLSVFITPSVAKAGAVSTIVPMACHVDHPGQDVDVIVTEQGLADLRGLAPRRRATLIIACCAHPDYRAALTDYYHRALRDGPARHTPHLLGEALSWHARYLATGSMRALTQ, encoded by the coding sequence GTGACCAGCCGCATCGCGGATCCGGTGCTCGCCGCCCGGGTCTGCACCGCCGAGGAGGCGGCCGCGATGATCGTCGACGGCGAGCGCGTCGCGATGAGCGGGTTCACCGGCGCCGGCCACCCCAAGGCGGTACCGGCGGCGTTGGCGCGCCGCGCGGCCGCCGGGGCTGGCCCCCACATCGAGTTGTGGACCGGTGCGGGCACCGTGGCGGCCGTCGACGGCGCCCTGGCCGCCGCCGGGGCGTTGACCCGGCGGCTGCCCTACCAGTCCGATCCCACCCTGCGGGCGTCGATCAACGCCGGCGAGGTGGACTACCTGGACCTGCACATCGGTCAGGTCGCGCCCCTGGCTCGCCGCGGATTCCTCGGCCCGGTGGACAGCGCGGTCATCGAGGCGGCCGCCATCACCGCCGACGGCGCGCTGGTCCCGACGACCTCGGTGGGCAACAGCCAGACCTGGTTGGATCTGGCCGACCGGGTGATCGTGGAGGTCAACTCCTGGCATGCACCGAACCTGCAGGGCCTGCACGACATCGCCACCGACACCGCGGCGCCGATCCCGATCCGCCGCGCCGGCGACCGCATCGGCGCGCCGGTGTTGAGCTGTCCGCGCGAGAAGGTGGTGGCGGTGGTGCCCACCGACGCACCCGAGGGCAACGACGCGTTCACCGCCCCGGACGCGGTGTCGCACCGGATCGCCGGGCACCTGCTGGATTTCCTGCACACCGAGGTGGCCGCGGGCCGCCTGCCCACGGCGCTGCGGCCGCTGCAGTCGGGGGTGGGCAACGTCGCCAACGCGGTGCTGTCGGCCTTGGCCGACAGCGGGTTCGCCGATCTGAGCGCCTACACCGAGGTGATCTCCGACGGGATGCTCGCCCTGCTCGACAGCGGCCGGATGCGGGTGGCCTCGGCGACGGCGCTGGCCCTCTCCGAGGCGGGGATGCGCCGGTTTCGTGCCGGGGACTTCCGCGATCGGATCGTGTTGCGGCCCGCCGAGATCAGCAACCATCCCGAGGTGGTGCGCCGCCTGGGGGTGATCGCGGTCAACAGCATGATCGAGGCCGACCTCTACGGCAACGTCAACTCATCGCACATCGTGGGCAGCGAGATCATGAACGGTATCGGCGGATCCGGGGACTTCGCCCGCAACGGCTACCTGTCGGTGTTCATCACCCCGTCGGTCGCCAAAGCCGGCGCGGTCTCGACGATCGTGCCGATGGCCTGTCACGTCGATCACCCCGGCCAGGACGTCGACGTGATCGTCACCGAGCAGGGCCTGGCCGATCTGCGCGGGCTCGCGCCGCGCCGGCGCGCCACCCTCATCATCGCGTGCTGCGCGCATCCGGATTACCGGGCCGCGCTGACCGACTACTACCACCGCGCCCTGCGGGACGGCCCCGCGCGCCACACCCCGCATCTGCTCGGCGAGGCGTTGTCCTGGCACGCCCGCTATCTGGCCACCGGCAGCATGCGCGCCCTAACGCAGTAG
- a CDS encoding acyl-CoA dehydrogenase yields the protein MAGWTGNASFDVFALPEEHEELRSAIRALAEKEIAPHAAEVDEAPRFPEEALAALNASGFNAVHVPEAYGGQGADSVATCIVIEEVARVCASSSLIPAVNKLGTMGLILAGSEELKEQVLPSLAAGEAMASYALSERESGSDAVAMRTRASADGDDWVLNGTKAWITNGGHSTWYTVMAVSDPDKGANGISAFIVHKDDEGFSVGPKEKKLGIKGSPTTELYFEDCRIPGDRIIGEPGTGFKTALRTLDHTRPTIGAQAVGIAQGALDAAIDYTKDRKQFGRAVADNQGVQFMIADMAMKLQAARLMVYSAAARAERGEPDLGFISAASKCFASDVAMEITTDAVQLFGGAGYTIDFPVERMMRDAKITQIYEGTNQIQRVVMSRALLR from the coding sequence ATGGCTGGATGGACCGGGAATGCGTCGTTCGACGTGTTCGCGTTGCCCGAGGAGCATGAGGAGCTGCGCTCGGCGATCCGGGCGTTGGCCGAAAAAGAGATCGCCCCGCATGCCGCCGAGGTCGATGAGGCGCCGCGGTTCCCCGAGGAGGCGCTCGCGGCGTTGAACGCCTCGGGGTTCAACGCGGTGCACGTGCCGGAGGCCTACGGCGGTCAGGGCGCGGATTCGGTGGCGACCTGCATCGTCATCGAGGAGGTCGCGCGGGTGTGCGCGTCGTCGTCGTTGATCCCGGCGGTGAACAAGCTGGGCACCATGGGGTTGATCCTGGCCGGCTCCGAGGAGCTCAAGGAGCAGGTGTTGCCGTCGCTGGCCGCCGGGGAGGCGATGGCCTCCTATGCGCTCTCCGAGCGCGAGTCCGGCAGCGACGCGGTGGCGATGCGCACCCGCGCGAGCGCCGACGGCGACGACTGGGTGCTCAACGGCACCAAGGCGTGGATCACCAACGGCGGGCATTCCACCTGGTACACGGTGATGGCGGTCTCCGATCCGGACAAGGGGGCCAACGGGATCTCGGCGTTCATCGTGCACAAAGACGACGAGGGGTTCAGTGTGGGGCCCAAGGAGAAGAAGCTGGGCATCAAGGGCTCGCCGACCACCGAGTTGTATTTCGAGGACTGCCGCATCCCGGGTGATCGCATCATCGGCGAGCCGGGAACGGGGTTCAAGACCGCGTTGCGCACCCTGGATCACACCCGTCCGACGATCGGGGCCCAGGCGGTCGGGATCGCCCAGGGGGCGCTGGATGCCGCGATCGACTACACCAAGGACCGCAAGCAGTTCGGTCGCGCGGTCGCCGACAACCAGGGTGTGCAGTTCATGATCGCCGACATGGCGATGAAGCTGCAGGCGGCGCGGCTGATGGTGTACTCGGCGGCCGCACGCGCCGAGCGCGGCGAGCCGGATCTGGGGTTCATCTCCGCGGCGAGCAAGTGTTTCGCCTCGGATGTGGCCATGGAGATCACCACCGACGCGGTGCAGTTGTTCGGCGGGGCCGGCTACACCATCGACTTCCCCGTCGAACGCATGATGCGCGACGCCAAGATCACCCAGATCTACGAGGGCACCAACCAGATCCAGCGGGTGGTGATGAGCCGCGCACTACTGCGTTAG
- the purE gene encoding 5-(carboxyamino)imidazole ribonucleotide mutase yields MTPSTPPRPRVGLIMGSDSDWSVMADAAHALAEFEVPFEVGVVSAHRTPQRMFDYAREAAARGIEVIVAGAGGAAHLPGMVASATPLPVVGVPVPLARLDGLDSLLSIVQMPAGVPVATVSIGGARNAGLLAVRILAAADTALRDRMIAFQQELAETVLAKDAALHDKVTGE; encoded by the coding sequence ATGACCCCCAGCACCCCGCCGCGGCCCCGGGTCGGGCTGATCATGGGCAGCGACTCCGACTGGTCGGTGATGGCCGACGCGGCCCACGCGCTGGCCGAATTCGAGGTGCCGTTCGAGGTGGGGGTGGTCTCGGCGCACCGTACCCCGCAACGCATGTTCGACTATGCGCGCGAGGCCGCCGCCCGGGGCATCGAGGTGATCGTCGCCGGTGCCGGCGGGGCGGCGCATCTGCCCGGCATGGTGGCCTCGGCGACCCCGCTGCCGGTGGTCGGGGTGCCGGTGCCGCTGGCCCGCCTCGACGGGCTGGATTCGCTGCTGTCGATCGTGCAGATGCCGGCCGGGGTCCCGGTGGCCACCGTCTCGATCGGCGGGGCGCGCAACGCCGGGCTGCTGGCGGTGCGCATCCTGGCCGCCGCCGACACCGCGCTGCGCGACCGGATGATCGCCTTCCAGCAGGAGCTGGCCGAGACGGTGCTGGCCAAGGACGCCGCGCTACACGATAAAGTTACCGGCGAGTAG